The Naumovozyma dairenensis CBS 421 chromosome 11, complete genome genome includes a window with the following:
- the HAT2 gene encoding Hat2p (similar to Saccharomyces cerevisiae HAT2 (YEL056W); ancestral locus Anc_6.9) — MDQANAKLLEKLAADPSMLAQLTNQEETGNGDENKELTIDEEYDLWKSNVPLMYDFVSETKLTWPTLTVEWLPSSHSSTPVSNRQELILGTHTSGEEDNYLKIAAIDLPDEVVQPSTNSLKAQREDDEDEDDQKQKPRSNIKIVKKFKHEEEITRARFMPQNTDIIATINGSGTVFIYNQSNDKQSALISTLRFHKENGYGLSFNPNDKGKLLSGSDDGTIALWDIQENSTLAKKPLKIWDSVHNDIVNDCKWNEFNSNVFASVSEDSTLQLHDQREQNTIINSIKTTDPFNTLAFSKHSQYLMAAAGTDSLVYLYDSRNLSVPLYSMNGHEDSITNLEFSPHTDGVLISSGNDRRVIMWDINDIGAEQIPDDAEDGAPEVIMIHAGHRSAVNDFSINPNIPWLMASAEEENIIQVWKCSHKLPIVGGTPEVSVSILE; from the coding sequence ATGGATCAAGCAAATGCAAAACTACTTGAAAAACTGGCCGCTGACCCATCCATGCTAGCACAACTAACAAATCAAGAGGAAACTGGTAATggtgatgaaaataaagaactAACCatagatgaagaatatgatcTATGGAAATCAAACGTACCATTAATGTACGATTTCGTTAGTGAAACAAAATTGACTTGGCCAACTTTAACTGTGGAATGGTTACCATCATCACATTCATCTACTCCCGTTTCAAATAGACAAGAACTTATCTTGGGGACTCATACTTCtggtgaagaagataattatttgaaaattgcaGCCATTGATTTACCAGATGAAGTAGTGCAACCTTCCACAAATTCCCTGAAAGCTCAAcgtgaagatgatgaagatgaagatgatcaGAAACAAAAACCTCGTTCTAATATCAAGATTGTTAAAAAGTTCAAACATGAAGAGGAAATTACAAGAGCTCGTTTCATGCCTCAAAATACTGACATAATTGCAACAATTAATGGATCAGGTACagtatttatatataaccAATCTAATGATAAACAATCAGCACTAATATCAACATTGAGATTCCATAAGGAAAATGGGTACGGCCTTTCATTTAATCCAAACGATAAAGGGAAGTTATTAAGTGGATCAGATGATGGAACCATCGCTCTTTGGgatattcaagaaaattcCACATTAGCAAAAAAACCACTGAAAATATGGGATTCTGTTCATAATGATATCGTCAATGATTGTAAATGGaatgaattcaattcaaacGTATTTGCTTCTGTCTCTGAAGATTCAACTTTACAGTTACATGATCAAAGGGAACAGAACACCataattaattcaattaaaacAACAGATCCTTTCAATACATTGGCATTTAGTAAACATTCTCAATATTTAATGGCTGCTGCTGGTACAGATTCACTAGTGTATCTTTATGATTCTAGAAATTTATCTGTTCCTTTATATTCTATGAACGGCCATGAAGATTCAATAACTAATTTGGAATTCTCTCCTCATACTGATGGTGTTTTAATTTCAAGCGGTAATGATAGAAGAGTCATTATGTGggatattaatgatatcgGTGCTGAACAAATTCCTGATGATGCAGAAGATGGTGCTCCAGAAGTTATAATGATCCATGCAGGTCATAGAAGTGCCGTTAATGATTTCTCCATCAATCCAAATATTCCTTGGTTAATGGCAAGTGCTGAAGAGGAAAACATCATTCAAGTTTGGAAATGTTCACATAAATTACCAATAGTAGGTGGAACTCCAGAAGTGAGCGTCTCAATACTTGAATAG
- the POL5 gene encoding DNA-directed DNA polymerase (similar to Saccharomyces cerevisiae POL5 (YEL055C); ancestral locus Anc_6.7) — protein sequence MAGKVNRDLFYKLASDLEEERLQSAVSLIKELSQLNVPDDIEEWTYVLNRLIKGLASDRNSARLGFSLCLTEAINLALGMGDNAPQGVQSINEFLDLLSKTLPIDSNTVATENKTALKKKKGRDERGILFGKLFALQALLNEPLFSTIFLSEDKKKIDSSLFIRYVDELFTLGSKKNWIRESCFFTLYQTIEKLLPYADIEFYQLVLTLLDKYELTLSKEGLAIYLLIIYRSANKKQLEKTLSDIQLSNSHWKSNNPLARGNLPALTNILRDSNVTEFQDHEKPPTKNNKQPPANWAPRLHFVWDILLPILTTTTTEEDTNSDDKHISKKRKKIKKNQDSNEFIRFPEFWQMAIDESFFNEKASSERKYLGFLIFQKTIQSIGKNNAKLISTCFTRNFMRSLINQSSDNKRLLHKMSQIAIDTIVKVCEDDPSNKLIPCLDALLFNTNVGGSINFDKLTKSKTVSKLISIKHLSSSTLRQLIKLFISQINAMSTEKEITIVNQFALDTILHVVRSHKSEFDYDSVVEPLLNPLVKLAFFSKDNEALNELAKERLYSILSELTGATSSPKSSNAAHSWHYYTLQLILELEKSGNQELVNKLDADLETIKNNGLKVLNEISMTNTDEMTQQSKGLELLLSMCILQLFSGDTESLSTIEELVEFYSNSKQEESTSLVGITEILLSLLAQKKAILRKLSLSVWEHFISDIGKNELNVLLAVLPVRENKQGFAHLFEGADEYEEDDDQEEGEGNEDEEENDDINSSNSESDSGSSSDSDSDDNDNVIENGDIANIDKEATSALAKALNLPENIVNEKGEVDLAKLENMSDNDLDNSINDDDDDESDEESMDDEKMMELDDQLSEIFKRRKEALSNISTGNQRKIEVKESRENVIAFKHRVIDMLMIYMKYVEGLTLTTENGEKFGNLLLFIEPMIKCVKQTLDKSLADKVVKLVKTKLFKIKSSNFQIESLNADDDRVMELLQRTHESLLTSKAGQFPSLYYSLCSTFSIFLGKILVHVESNDKEIAYGKLIDLYGETTKSWVMSKGKFGINTFTDFYNWLSSQRQIP from the coding sequence ATGGCTGGTAAAGTGAATAGAGACTTATTCTATAAGTTAGCATCCgatttagaagaagaacgtTTACAATCAGCCGTGTCATtgattaaagaattatcaCAATTAAATGTGCCTGACGATATTGAAGAATGGACGTACGTATTAAACAGATTGATTAAAGGTTTGGCTTCAGATAGAAATAGTGCACGTCTTGGATTTTCATTATGTTTAACTGAGGCCATTAATCTAGCGTTAGGAATGGGAGATAATGCCCCACAAGGTGTACAATCCATTAATGAATTCCTTGATTTATTGTCTAAAACGTTACCAATCGATTCCAACACTGTTGCTacagaaaataaaactgctttgaaaaagaagaagggaAGAGATGAACGTGGtatattatttggtaaattatttGCATTACAAgctttattaaatgaacCTTTATTCTCCACTATTTTTCTAAGCgaagataaaaaaaaaattgattcttcattatttataaGGTAcgttgatgaattattcaCATTAGGTTCCAAAAAGAATTGGATAAGAGAATCTTGCTTCTTTACGCTCTATcaaactattgaaaaattattacctTACGCTGATATCGAATTCTACCAATTAGTGTTGACTCTTTTAGATAAATATGAATTGACTCTCTCGAAAGAGGGTTTAGCCATTTATCTTCTAATTATTTACCGTAGTGCTAACAAGAAACAATTAGAGAAAACACTATCAGATATCCAATTGTCTAACTCTCATTGGAAATCTAATAATCCATTAGCTAGAGGTAACCTTCCTGCATTGACCAACATATTGCGTGATTCAAATGTTACTGAATTTCAAGACCACGAAAAACCACCTACGAAGAATAATAAGCAACCGCCAGCAAACTGGGCTCCAAGATTACATTTTGTATGGGATATTTTACTCCCTATCTTAACCACTACTACCACTGAAGAAGATACGAACAGCGACGATAAACATATCTCtaaaaagaggaaaaagataaagaagaatcaaGATTCAAACGAATTTATTAGATTCCCAGAATTTTGGCAAATGGCTATTgatgaatcattttttaatgaaaaagCTTCAAGCGAAAGGAAATATTTAGGGTTTTTAATCTTCCAAAAGACAATCCAATCCATTGGCAAAAATAATGCTAAACTCATATCTACTTGCTTCACTAGAAATTTTATGAGATCCTTAATTAACCAATCAAGTGATAACAAACGTCTTCTTCATAAAATGTCTCAAATTGCCATAGATACAATTGTTAAAGTCTGTGAAGATGATccatcaaataaattaattccATGTTTAGATGCACTATTATTTAACACCAATGTTGGGGGTTCtattaattttgataaattaacGAAATCTAAAACAGTGTCCAAGTTGATCTCTATTAAACATTTAAGTTCCAGCACACTAAGACAATTAATTAAGTTATTCATTTCACAAATTAACGCTATGAGTacagaaaaggaaattacTATAGTTAATCAATTTGCATTAGATACAATCTTACATGTTGTTCGTAGCCATAAATCTGAATTCGACTATGACTCCGTAGTCGAACCTTTATTGAATCCCTTAGTAAAATTGGCATTTTTCAGCAAGGATAATGAGGCACTAAATGAACTAGCTAAAGAAAGACTATATTCAATCCTTTCTGAATTAACCGGTGCCACCTCATCACCAAAATCCTCAAACGCAGCCCATTCTTGGCACTATTATACCcttcaattaattcttgAACTAGAAAAATCAGGAAACCAAGAATTAGTAAACAAATTAGATGCCGATCTAGAAACTATAAAAAACAATGGATTAAAAGTGCTAAATGAAATCTCGATGACAAACACTGACGAAATGACACAACAGTCAAAAGGTTTAGAATTATTACTCTCAATGTGTATCTTACAATTATTTTCCGGTGATACAGAATCATTATCCACCATTGAAGAGTTGGTCGAATTCTACAGCAATAGCAAACAAGAGGAATCCACTTCTCTAGTGGGTATAACTGAAATTTTATTGTCTTTATTAGCACAAAAGAAAGCTATCTTAAGAAAATTAAGTTTATCTGTATGGGAACATTTTATAAGTGATATTGgtaaaaatgaattgaatgtTTTATTAGCTGTATTGCCTGTaagagaaaataaacaaGGGTTTGCTCATTTATTCGAGGGTGCtgatgaatatgaagaagatgacgaCCAAGAAGAAGGAGAGGGCAACGAGGATGAGGaggaaaatgatgatattaattcttcaaattccGAATCTGACTCTGGTTCCAGTTCTGACTCAGATAGTGATGATAACGACAatgttattgaaaatggtgACATTGCTAATATAGACAAGGAGGCAACTAGTGCTTTAGCGAAAGCTTTAAATTTACCAGAAAATATTGTTAATGAAAAGGGAGAAGTTGACCTGGCGAAACTTGAAAATATGTCCGATAATGATCTTGATAATTCCATaaatgatgacgatgatgacgagagtgatgaagaatcaatggatgatgaaaaaatgATGGAATTAGATGACCAATTGTCTGAAATATTTAAGCGTAGAAAGGAAGCATTGTCTAATATCTCTACGGGtaatcaaagaaagattGAAGTAAAGGAATCTCGTGAAAATGTCATTGCCTTTAAACATAGAGTCATCGATATGCTTatgatatatatgaaatatGTTGAAGGTTTAACCTTGACTACTGAAAATGGTGAGAAATTCGGaaatttattacttttCATTGAACCTATGATTAAATGTGTGAAACAAACTTTAGATAAATCTCTCGCAGATAAAGTTGTCAAATTAGTGAAAACCAAATTGTTTAAGATAAAAAGCTctaattttcaaattgaatcGTTGaatgctgatgatgatagaGTCATGGAACTGTTACAAAGGACGCATGAAAGTTTATTAACCTCTAAAGCCGGCCAATTCCCAAGCctatattattcattatgtTCCACATTCTCAATCTTCCTGGGGAAAATTCTTGTTCACGTTGAATCgaatgataaagaaattgcATATGgaaaattgattgatttatATGGTGAAACGACTAAGAGTTGGGTAATGTCTAAGGGTAAATTTGGCATCAATACTTTCACTGATTTCTACAATTGGTTATCATCGCAAAGACAAATACCCtag